The Pelecanus crispus isolate bPelCri1 chromosome 7, bPelCri1.pri, whole genome shotgun sequence genome includes a window with the following:
- the LOC104032948 gene encoding zona pellucida sperm-binding protein 3: MGPGSSMGLAVFCCVFGKAVAYNPWGFPRGEAELWKHEGDFSSGQPYAFSQPSPWAWVDVSQLQAAVPLHPVAVQCQEAQVVVTVHRDLFGMGRLVKAAELTLGSSACLPVVWSTAETIVTFMAGLHECGSTLRVTPNALVYSTSLNYNPVPTGNSVIIRNGPAVVPIECHYPRRDNVSSSAVKPMWVPFHSTLSSEEKLPFSLRLMNDDWSAEKASSIFQLGEVLHFQAGVNTENHAPLRLFVDNCVATLTPDRSSAPQYAFIDFSGCMVDGQLDDATSTFISPRPRQDVLQFAVDAFRFAGDSSNLIYITCHLKVSLAHQAPDPLNKACSFNKASNLWAPVEGTQDVCSCCEMRSCGLAGHSRRLHAPSQRQGGRVQRELPSQLDPLVKEADVVVGPLFIHGWQNHPVRRMPSQDTGHLWMVLGLAAVAGVVILILAVLGALSVCQKPSIPV, translated from the exons ATGGGGCCTGGAAGCAGCATGGGGTTggctgttttctgttgtgtttttggGAAGGCAGTTGCCTACAACCCCTGGGGCTTCCCTAGAGGGGAGGCAGAGCTATGGAAGCATGAAGGGGATTTTTCCTCAGGGCAGCCCTATGCCTTctcccagccctctccctgGGCATGGGTGGATGTCTCCCAGCTCCAGGCTGCTGTCCCACTGCACCCTGTGGCTGTGCAGTGCCAGGAGGCACAGGTGGTGGTCACGGTGCACAGGGACCTCTTTGGCATGGGACGCCTGGTCAAGGCTGCAGAGCTGACCCTGGGCtcatctgcctgcctgcctgtagTCTGGAGCACTGCTGAGACCATAGTGACCTTCATGGCTGGACTGCATGAGTGTGGCAGCACCCTCAGG GTGACCCCCAATGCTCTAGTCTACAGCACGAGCTTAAATTACAACCCAGTTCCTACTGGCAACTCTGTCATCATCCGCAATGGCCCTGCTGTAGTTCCTATTGAGTGCCACTACCCAAG GAGGGACAATGTGAGCAGCAGTGCTGTCAAGCCTATGTGGGTGCCCTTTCACTCCACCCTGTCCTCTGAGGAGAAGCTGCCCTTCTCCCTGCGTCTCATGAATG ATGACTGGAGTGCTGAGAAAGCCTCCAGCATATTTCAACTGGGAGAGGTCCTCCACTTCCAAGCTGGTGTCAACACAGAGAACCACGCACCTCTGAGGCTCTTTGTGGACAACTGTGTGGCCACCCTGACCCCAGACAGGAGTTCTGCTCCCCAGTATgctttcattgacttcagtgg GTGCATGGTGGATGGGCAACTGGATGATGCCACCTCAACTTTTATATCCCCAAGACCCAGGCAAGATGTGCTTCAGTTTGCAGTAGATGCATTCAGGTTTGCAGGAGACTCCAGCAATCTG ATCTACATCACCTGCCACCTGAAGGTCTCCCTGGCTCACCAAGCTCCTGACCCTCTGAACAAGGCTTGCTCCTTCAACAAAGCCAGCAACCT CTGGGCTCCTGTGGAAGGCACCCAGGATGTCTGCTCTTGCTGTGAGATGAGGAGCTGTGGTTTGGCTGGGCACTCCAGGCGGCTCCATGCTCCCTCCCAAAGGCAAGGAGGCCGTGTCCAGAGAGAACTGCCCTCCCAGCTTG ATCCCTTGGTGAAAGAAGCAGATGTTGTGGTTGGACCTCTCTTCATACACGGCTGGCAGAATCACCCAGTTAGGAGGATGCCTTCACAAG ATACAGGTCACTTGTGGATGGTATTAGgtctggctgcagttgctggTGTGGTCATCCTGATACTTGCTGTTCTAGGAGCTCTGAGTGTCTGCCAAAAGCCCAGCATCCCTGTTTAA